In Zunongwangia profunda SM-A87, the following proteins share a genomic window:
- a CDS encoding FeoA family protein, with amino-acid sequence MKVTVAHLKRGERGIIKEFSADNVPLKLLEMGCLPGNEVELVQTAPFKDPMYLNINGSHLAIRKETALQIEIELIK; translated from the coding sequence GTGAAGGTTACAGTTGCTCATTTAAAGCGAGGCGAACGCGGGATTATCAAAGAATTTTCCGCAGATAATGTACCACTAAAACTATTAGAGATGGGGTGTTTACCTGGTAACGAAGTAGAATTGGTACAAACCGCTCCTTTTAAAGATCCTATGTACCTTAACATCAACGGAAGCCATTTAGCCATCAGGAAAGAAACTGCTTTACAAATCGAAATAGAGCTTATCAAATGA
- a CDS encoding SCO family protein, producing the protein MRKFLSRYKIFIITFGILCMMIMWSIYSLLKPEEKLTIYQPDMVNSELVDTTMQYVRKYHRIKDFKLVNQNGDTITNADYKDKIYIADFFFTTCMTICPIMTDHMVKIQERIKDDPEVLLLSHTVMPRIDTVAQLKRYAEEKGVIDSKWNLVTGDKKQIYDLARKSYLAAKSEGDGGKYDMVHTENFVLIDKNRQIRGFYDGTNPEAIEELMEDLKILKKEYQE; encoded by the coding sequence ATGCGTAAATTTCTTTCCAGATATAAAATTTTCATAATCACCTTTGGGATTCTTTGTATGATGATTATGTGGTCCATCTACAGCCTTCTAAAGCCTGAAGAAAAACTTACGATCTACCAGCCCGATATGGTCAACAGTGAGCTGGTAGATACTACAATGCAATATGTAAGAAAATATCACCGGATTAAAGATTTTAAACTGGTAAACCAAAACGGGGATACCATTACCAATGCTGATTATAAGGATAAAATTTATATTGCCGATTTCTTCTTTACCACCTGCATGACGATTTGTCCCATTATGACCGATCACATGGTGAAAATTCAGGAAAGAATAAAAGACGATCCAGAGGTGCTATTACTGTCTCACACGGTGATGCCAAGAATTGATACCGTAGCGCAATTGAAACGTTACGCCGAAGAAAAAGGGGTTATCGATAGCAAATGGAATCTTGTTACCGGGGACAAAAAGCAAATCTACGATCTGGCAAGAAAATCCTATCTGGCGGCAAAAAGCGAAGGTGACGGCGGAAAATACGATATGGTACATACTGAAAATTTTGTACTGATAGATAAAAACAGACAGATACGGGGTTTTTATGACGGCACCAATCCTGAAGCTATCGAAGAGCTTATGGAGGATCTTAAAATCCTTAAAAAAGAATATCAGGAGTAA
- the rseP gene encoding RIP metalloprotease RseP, which yields MDPFIVKAIQLLLSLSLLIVLHEFGHFIPAKLFKTRVEKFFLFFDVKFALFKKKIGDTVYGIGWLPLGGYVKISGMIDESMDKEQMAQPPQEWEFRSKPAWQRLIIMLGGVTVNLVLGFLLFMMILFVWGTNYVGPDEMPEGFAVVDEFKEFGFEDGDRVLKVNGEELQNSLDINRKLFMRDVNTVTVLHQNGAEETINIPENIGEQMFEDGIMQPFIPIQRPILDSVAAKTAADVAGLQKGDSIISINDQEIGYWHEMTKNTRANKNKEMEIVFKRDGEIKSVMATPDEDGILGVTPRRDFEVKTQQYSFAESISEGFKDGYWTLRDYVYQFKYVFTKKGATQVGGFGAIGGMFPDAWNWQAFWHTTALISIILAFMNILPIPALDGGHVMFLLYEMITGRKPNEKFMEYAQMVGFFILIALVLYANGNDIYRAIFDK from the coding sequence ATGGATCCATTTATAGTAAAAGCAATTCAGCTACTTCTTAGTTTGTCATTGCTTATTGTGTTGCATGAGTTTGGACATTTTATACCTGCAAAATTATTTAAAACCCGAGTTGAAAAATTTTTCCTCTTCTTCGATGTAAAGTTTGCGCTTTTTAAGAAGAAAATAGGAGATACCGTGTATGGCATTGGCTGGCTTCCTTTAGGAGGTTACGTAAAGATCTCTGGAATGATCGATGAGAGCATGGATAAAGAGCAAATGGCGCAACCACCACAAGAATGGGAATTTAGAAGCAAGCCGGCATGGCAGCGTTTAATTATCATGTTAGGTGGGGTAACGGTAAACCTGGTATTGGGATTCTTGCTTTTTATGATGATCTTATTTGTTTGGGGAACCAATTATGTTGGACCAGATGAAATGCCGGAAGGCTTTGCTGTAGTCGATGAGTTTAAAGAATTTGGTTTTGAGGATGGAGACCGTGTATTAAAAGTAAATGGGGAAGAGCTTCAAAATAGTTTAGATATTAACCGCAAGTTATTTATGCGCGATGTAAATACGGTAACAGTATTGCATCAAAACGGAGCTGAGGAAACCATCAATATTCCTGAAAATATTGGCGAGCAAATGTTCGAAGACGGAATAATGCAGCCATTTATTCCTATCCAGCGACCAATTTTAGATAGTGTAGCGGCTAAAACTGCCGCTGATGTTGCCGGGCTTCAAAAAGGGGATAGTATCATTTCGATCAACGATCAGGAAATTGGTTACTGGCACGAAATGACAAAAAATACCAGAGCAAACAAAAACAAGGAAATGGAAATTGTTTTTAAGCGCGATGGTGAAATTAAAAGTGTAATGGCAACTCCAGATGAAGATGGTATTTTAGGAGTAACGCCAAGGAGAGATTTTGAGGTGAAAACCCAGCAATATAGTTTTGCAGAAAGCATCTCTGAAGGTTTTAAAGATGGCTACTGGACGCTTAGAGATTATGTATATCAATTCAAATATGTGTTCACTAAAAAAGGCGCTACGCAGGTTGGTGGTTTTGGTGCTATAGGTGGAATGTTTCCAGATGCATGGAACTGGCAGGCCTTTTGGCATACCACCGCTTTAATTTCTATCATATTAGCATTTATGAATATTTTGCCCATTCCTGCTTTGGACGGTGGGCATGTGATGTTTTTACTTTACGAAATGATTACCGGTAGAAAGCCAAACGAGAAATTTATGGAATATGCCCAGATGGTAGGGTTCTTTATCCTGATCGCTCTGGTGCTTTATGCAAACGGAAACGATATTTATCGGGCGATATTCGATAAATAA
- a CDS encoding glycerophosphodiester phosphodiesterase family protein, translating into MKIVKISLLLMALAILSCKENNKGKNAAEEKIPTETSKIEVQGHRGERGHSPENSIPGFIAAIDKGVDVVEMDVVMSKDGKVVVSHEPFMSSAYVLTPAGDTISKQQEKDYNLFTMTYDSIKKFDIGSKGNTAFPEQKRSKTYKPLLSEVIDSIENYIVSNNLDPVHYNIEIKSDPTEYEKSQPKPAEFVQFVMQVLEEKGIIPKINIQSFDVAILEEMHQAYPDVLLAYLVGSGEFEENMKKISFTPQIYSPYYKLLDQEKVTEIKQSGMKVIPWTVNEQADIDRVKTMKVDGIITDYPERAIE; encoded by the coding sequence ATGAAAATCGTTAAAATTAGCCTTCTTTTGATGGCACTGGCCATCCTAAGTTGTAAGGAGAACAACAAAGGTAAAAACGCTGCCGAAGAAAAAATCCCTACGGAGACATCAAAAATAGAAGTACAGGGGCATCGTGGCGAACGCGGACATTCCCCTGAAAATAGTATTCCCGGGTTTATTGCGGCAATCGATAAAGGCGTTGATGTAGTAGAAATGGACGTGGTTATGTCCAAAGACGGAAAAGTGGTGGTAAGCCACGAGCCGTTTATGTCTTCAGCTTATGTTTTAACTCCGGCTGGCGATACCATATCCAAACAGCAGGAAAAAGACTATAATCTTTTTACGATGACTTACGATAGCATCAAAAAATTTGATATTGGAAGTAAAGGCAATACCGCTTTCCCCGAACAAAAGAGATCTAAAACCTATAAACCTTTGCTTAGCGAGGTGATCGATAGCATAGAAAACTATATAGTATCCAACAATTTAGATCCTGTACACTATAACATTGAAATTAAATCTGATCCCACCGAATACGAAAAATCTCAACCAAAACCAGCTGAATTTGTACAGTTCGTGATGCAGGTTTTAGAAGAAAAAGGGATTATTCCCAAAATCAATATTCAATCTTTTGACGTTGCTATTTTAGAAGAAATGCACCAAGCTTATCCTGATGTTCTTTTAGCTTATCTTGTAGGAAGTGGAGAATTTGAAGAGAATATGAAAAAAATCAGCTTTACTCCACAAATTTATAGTCCCTATTATAAACTATTAGATCAGGAAAAAGTGACTGAAATTAAGCAAAGCGGCATGAAAGTAATTCCGTGGACCGTTAATGAACAAGCTGATATTGACAGGGTAAAAACGATGAAGGTCGATGGTATTATTACTGACTATCCTGAAAGAGCAATAGAGTAG
- a CDS encoding calcineurin-like phosphoesterase C-terminal domain-containing protein, whose protein sequence is MKRTILATAIFLLGVSGFAQQMATGYVFEDQNENGKKDRNESGIANVSVSNSQQVVVTDTNGKYEIPVGDDNIIFVIKPSGYVPKINENNLPEFYYIHKPNGSPKSEFAGVKPTGKLPKSIDFGLIPSEEKETFTALIFGDPQPYNLEEIEYFTKGIVTEVEGIKDVPFGLSLGDLVGNDLDLFSPYIKAVKKVGIPWYNLMGNHDMNFDATEDKLSDETYEAHFGPANYAFNYGKVHFIVMDDILYPDPRDMKGYLGGFRKDQLDFIANDLNYVPKDHLVVLAWHIPLFEPEDNNTFRDEDRERLFSILSEFPHTLSLSAHTHIQRQDFFGKDEGFNRDKPHHEYNVGTTSGDWYSGKLNKEGIPISVMRDGTPKGYAFIHFDGNSYKINYKVAGENENYQMKVFAPKVVAKGRRTQAGIFVNFFMGTQGDKVLYRIDGGEWHPMQYTERTDPSYEFLVNEWDLTEELMPGRRSSNPIKSTHLWRGNIPTNLDTGKHSIEVKAIDMFGKTYTSKSSYRLEEAI, encoded by the coding sequence ATGAAAAGAACAATTTTAGCTACAGCCATCTTCCTCCTGGGTGTATCTGGTTTTGCCCAGCAAATGGCAACAGGATATGTTTTTGAAGATCAAAATGAAAACGGCAAAAAAGATCGGAACGAATCGGGAATTGCTAATGTATCGGTATCTAATAGTCAGCAAGTGGTAGTAACCGATACCAATGGTAAATATGAAATTCCTGTAGGTGATGATAATATTATTTTTGTGATCAAACCTTCCGGTTATGTACCAAAAATCAACGAAAATAACCTTCCAGAATTCTATTATATTCATAAACCCAATGGCTCACCTAAATCTGAATTTGCCGGTGTAAAACCTACCGGAAAACTACCAAAATCTATAGATTTTGGTTTAATTCCCTCTGAAGAAAAAGAAACATTTACCGCACTTATTTTTGGAGATCCGCAACCTTACAATTTAGAAGAAATTGAATATTTCACCAAAGGGATTGTCACGGAAGTCGAAGGAATCAAAGACGTGCCCTTTGGTTTAAGCCTTGGGGACTTGGTGGGCAACGACCTCGATCTTTTTAGCCCTTACATTAAAGCGGTTAAAAAAGTTGGTATCCCGTGGTATAACCTTATGGGCAATCACGACATGAATTTTGATGCGACAGAAGATAAGCTTTCCGACGAGACTTACGAGGCTCATTTTGGACCGGCAAATTATGCCTTCAATTATGGTAAAGTTCATTTTATTGTAATGGATGATATTTTATATCCAGATCCTCGGGATATGAAAGGTTATCTTGGTGGTTTTAGAAAAGATCAGCTGGATTTTATAGCAAATGACCTTAACTATGTTCCTAAAGATCATTTGGTTGTTTTAGCCTGGCACATTCCGCTTTTTGAACCAGAAGACAATAATACTTTTAGAGATGAAGATCGCGAACGTTTATTTTCAATTCTAAGCGAATTCCCGCACACCTTATCACTTTCTGCCCATACCCATATACAACGCCAGGATTTCTTTGGAAAAGACGAAGGCTTTAATCGGGACAAGCCTCATCACGAATACAATGTAGGTACTACATCTGGAGACTGGTACTCAGGCAAGCTTAATAAAGAAGGTATTCCTATTTCAGTAATGAGAGATGGTACACCAAAAGGTTATGCGTTTATCCATTTTGATGGAAACTCGTATAAAATCAATTATAAGGTCGCCGGTGAAAATGAGAACTATCAAATGAAAGTTTTCGCGCCAAAAGTAGTAGCCAAAGGTCGAAGAACACAGGCCGGCATTTTTGTAAACTTCTTTATGGGTACCCAAGGAGATAAAGTTTTATACCGAATTGACGGAGGCGAATGGCACCCCATGCAATATACTGAACGTACAGACCCTTCTTATGAATTTTTGGTAAACGAATGGGATCTTACCGAAGAATTAATGCCGGGAAGGCGTTCTTCTAATCCTATAAAAAGCACGCATTTATGGCGTGGAAATATCCCTACTAATTTAGACACCGGAAAGCATAGCATAGAGGTTAAAGCGATAGATATGTTTGGAAAAACCTACACGTCTAAGTCCTCCTACCGGTTAGAAGAAGCAATTTGA
- a CDS encoding SusD/RagB family nutrient-binding outer membrane lipoprotein, with amino-acid sequence MNKITSNLLIILAVITFTACTSDFEETNSDPNRIEEISPATLLNPIIYSLASHNAGRANAITFDLMQVSLPYPSVSGGLHRYDVSMGIGNSSWSNYYRWLKNIQEMKAAAIINEDVNYEAIALTLNAMVYANLTDLFGPVPMTQAVMAEEGILYPEFDTQEEIYTKILADLETANALYDTTRDMVYLQDILFQNNVERWQKFTNSLHMRLLLRISNRQPNSFQQLADMVNNPATYPVFESTEESAILQVTGVEPNVSPWGRPQDFRLSVKIASFFIDNLNTWEDPRRPVIATTATQTDENQNTINIGYKGIPSAYDGPESQFTYNASTFNIEQVTNPMQIFFLSYAEVEFIKAELAQRGFINEDAATHYENGVIAAMEQLEVEEIPTNYFENPEAAYNGTLERIMLQKYYALYFTDYQQWFEYRRTGFPELPTTEAMFNDGVMPSRFYYPTDLAIENPKGYAQGVELLGGSDDINTKVWWDQ; translated from the coding sequence ATGAACAAGATAACATCAAATTTGCTAATTATACTAGCTGTAATAACATTTACAGCCTGTACCAGCGATTTCGAAGAAACAAACTCAGATCCTAACAGGATTGAAGAAATTAGTCCGGCGACCTTACTAAACCCTATTATTTACAGTTTAGCAAGCCATAATGCCGGCCGTGCCAACGCCATAACTTTCGACCTTATGCAGGTTTCCCTTCCTTATCCAAGCGTTTCGGGTGGCTTACACCGTTATGATGTGAGCATGGGAATAGGGAATTCTTCCTGGAGTAATTATTACAGATGGTTAAAAAACATCCAGGAGATGAAAGCTGCAGCCATTATTAATGAAGATGTAAACTACGAGGCCATCGCCCTTACATTAAACGCTATGGTGTATGCCAACCTTACAGATCTATTTGGACCGGTACCAATGACCCAGGCCGTAATGGCCGAAGAAGGGATTCTTTATCCCGAATTTGATACTCAGGAAGAAATCTATACAAAGATCTTAGCAGATCTTGAAACGGCAAATGCCCTTTATGATACCACCAGAGATATGGTATATCTGCAGGATATACTTTTCCAGAATAATGTAGAACGCTGGCAAAAATTCACTAATTCTTTACACATGCGATTATTACTAAGAATTTCTAATCGCCAGCCAAATTCTTTTCAGCAATTAGCGGATATGGTGAATAATCCTGCTACCTATCCGGTTTTTGAAAGCACCGAAGAATCTGCTATTTTACAAGTGACCGGCGTAGAGCCTAACGTAAGCCCATGGGGCAGGCCACAGGATTTTAGGCTAAGTGTAAAAATAGCTTCATTTTTTATCGATAACCTGAACACTTGGGAAGATCCTAGAAGACCTGTTATCGCTACCACGGCAACACAGACCGATGAAAACCAAAACACTATCAATATTGGCTACAAAGGTATTCCAAGTGCTTACGATGGACCAGAATCCCAATTTACTTATAACGCTTCCACCTTTAATATTGAACAGGTCACCAATCCCATGCAGATATTCTTTCTCTCATATGCTGAAGTAGAATTTATTAAAGCTGAATTGGCGCAACGTGGCTTTATAAATGAAGATGCTGCAACTCACTATGAAAACGGAGTTATTGCCGCTATGGAACAATTAGAAGTAGAAGAAATTCCCACAAATTATTTTGAAAATCCTGAAGCCGCATATAACGGAACTTTAGAACGTATTATGCTTCAAAAATACTATGCTCTTTATTTTACTGATTATCAGCAATGGTTTGAATATCGAAGAACAGGTTTCCCAGAACTACCAACAACAGAAGCTATGTTTAATGATGGGGTAATGCCTTCAAGATTCTATTATCCTACAGATCTTGCTATTGAAAACCCTAAGGGTTATGCACAGGGAGTAGAATTACTTGGCGGTAGCGATGATATAAATACAAAAGTGTGGTGGGATCAATAA
- a CDS encoding SusC/RagA family TonB-linked outer membrane protein, whose amino-acid sequence MNTKLQFFRKLCAYYLLLSFLLLTGSAIASTNNKNFNEILIKLSVRNANLADVFSEIESKTEFTFVFDETVTKSKEKFNFMGKKQRLSTILGLISSRTGLKFQQINKTISVLKAIPQQKIWGKVLDDEKLPLPGATIIEKGTSNGVTTDFDGNFSISISSYPTILEVSFMGFKTQEITATSTDEPLEIILQENANALNEVVVTALGIKREEKQLGFSQATVDGESLSQTAPTNWSSGLKGKVAGMNISSSGSGPINSQQITLRGNSSFDLNGNYALIVVDGVPINTEMTTSGSGSAYMGEDSPIDYGNGISNLNFDDIESVSVLKGPGAAALYGSRAANGVLMITTKSGKKSKGLGITINSITSFDRIQRWPDYQYRYGQGNNYTNADGELYYSYGSSEDGGSTGGTSSAWGPEFNDQEFFQYDPSVQGQSLERQEWRPYKDNRKDFWQTGVTTQNNIAIQGGGKDGSMRASLAHTKNEWIMPNTGYERVTASLNSKYNISEKISLGAVVNYNNQWSDNLPSTGYNNGSIAYFMIFQNPNVDLDWYRPIWQEGQENIQQIQPFSSYIDNPYLIAYKSLNTLNSHQIVGNLNANIKLAPHFNLMLRTAINTYNQEREQKRPYSINRYAEGYYQTQDVFKQEINNDFLLSYENKFKDFSLSASIGGNNRIEKRRLNNASVTGLVVPDVYKLSNGKNAPSLYTSDQNKEVNSLYGLMTWSYKDQIFLDITGRNDWSSTLPKENWSFFYPSANTSFILSDIFNFSGKGIEYLKYRFSYAQVGNDTSPYQTRKYYSQNNFPSSATVPTTLYNRDFKPEISTSYETGFEARFLNNRISLDATVYQISTENQIIAVPLNWDTGYSSAILNAGKVRNRGIELTLTGKIINNDKLKWSSTLTWSKNEGEVFNLPDNIENQYIIDQGGQASLIAKVGGSPTAIYGYKFVRSPEGQIVYDSKGLPAYPESGDIRYVGDAMPDWRAGLYNQITLGNFDFSFTLDGQYGGIIYSQTHHKLTQQGKLKFTYEGRDNMSIVGDGVVLNADGSYSPNTTEVAVQEWYNRYYRRANVESNSFEASYLKLREINLQYRFPAKWLNNTGIQSLSLSAFGRNVAMLTDFPIYDPETAALNGNRIMPGVEIGQMPSPATYGVNLKLSL is encoded by the coding sequence ATGAATACGAAACTACAATTTTTCAGAAAACTTTGCGCTTATTATCTATTATTAAGTTTTCTGCTACTTACGGGAAGCGCTATTGCTTCTACAAACAATAAAAATTTCAACGAAATCTTAATTAAGCTATCAGTTAGGAATGCCAATTTAGCTGATGTTTTTTCTGAAATCGAATCTAAAACCGAATTCACCTTTGTTTTTGATGAAACTGTAACAAAATCAAAGGAAAAATTCAATTTCATGGGGAAAAAACAACGGCTTTCCACTATCCTGGGATTGATTAGTTCGCGAACTGGATTAAAATTCCAGCAAATCAATAAAACAATCAGTGTACTAAAAGCGATACCTCAGCAAAAAATATGGGGTAAGGTTTTAGATGACGAAAAGCTTCCATTGCCGGGAGCAACGATTATCGAAAAAGGGACTTCTAATGGCGTTACGACAGATTTTGATGGTAATTTCAGCATCAGTATTTCTAGTTATCCAACTATATTGGAAGTTTCTTTTATGGGATTTAAAACTCAGGAAATCACAGCAACAAGCACTGATGAGCCATTAGAAATTATACTCCAGGAAAATGCCAATGCGTTAAATGAGGTGGTCGTAACCGCCCTGGGAATTAAAAGGGAAGAAAAACAATTAGGCTTCTCTCAAGCTACTGTAGATGGTGAAAGTTTATCCCAAACCGCCCCTACCAACTGGAGCTCTGGTTTAAAAGGAAAAGTTGCGGGGATGAACATTAGCTCTTCAGGATCTGGCCCCATTAACTCTCAACAAATCACATTAAGAGGAAATAGTTCTTTTGATCTCAACGGAAATTACGCACTTATCGTAGTAGATGGTGTTCCCATAAATACCGAAATGACCACTTCAGGATCCGGCAGTGCTTATATGGGGGAAGATTCACCTATTGATTACGGTAACGGAATCTCAAACCTCAATTTTGATGATATCGAAAGTGTTTCTGTTTTAAAAGGACCTGGTGCCGCCGCCTTATATGGTAGTCGTGCGGCAAATGGGGTTCTAATGATTACCACCAAATCCGGTAAAAAAAGTAAGGGATTAGGGATCACCATTAATTCAATTACTTCTTTTGATCGTATTCAAAGATGGCCGGATTACCAATATCGTTACGGCCAGGGAAACAATTACACCAATGCCGATGGGGAACTTTATTATTCTTACGGAAGCTCTGAAGATGGCGGTAGCACGGGAGGTACCAGCAGTGCCTGGGGTCCTGAATTTAATGATCAGGAATTTTTCCAATACGATCCCTCGGTACAAGGACAATCTTTAGAAAGACAAGAATGGCGACCTTATAAAGACAATAGAAAAGACTTTTGGCAAACCGGGGTCACCACTCAAAATAATATTGCTATCCAGGGCGGTGGTAAAGATGGTTCGATGAGGGCCTCTTTAGCCCACACAAAAAATGAGTGGATAATGCCTAATACCGGATACGAAAGAGTAACCGCTTCCCTAAACTCTAAATATAACATTTCAGAAAAAATTAGTTTGGGCGCCGTGGTAAACTACAACAATCAATGGAGTGATAATTTACCCAGCACGGGATACAACAATGGTTCTATCGCTTACTTTATGATTTTCCAGAATCCAAATGTAGATCTGGATTGGTATCGACCAATATGGCAGGAGGGGCAGGAAAACATACAGCAAATACAACCATTTAGCTCGTATATCGATAACCCTTACCTAATAGCTTACAAATCACTGAATACCCTTAACAGTCATCAAATTGTTGGAAATTTAAATGCCAATATAAAGCTTGCTCCGCATTTCAACTTAATGCTTAGAACAGCTATAAATACTTACAACCAGGAAAGAGAACAAAAAAGACCGTATAGTATTAACAGGTACGCCGAAGGATATTACCAAACTCAGGATGTTTTTAAACAGGAAATCAATAATGACTTTCTGCTTAGTTATGAAAACAAATTTAAAGACTTTAGCCTGTCTGCCAGTATTGGAGGAAACAACAGAATTGAAAAAAGAAGATTAAATAACGCATCGGTTACGGGCCTGGTTGTGCCAGATGTTTATAAACTTTCAAATGGTAAAAATGCACCTTCACTATACACTTCAGATCAAAACAAAGAAGTTAACAGTTTATATGGTTTAATGACATGGTCCTATAAAGATCAGATTTTTCTTGATATTACGGGAAGGAACGATTGGTCCAGCACCTTACCAAAAGAAAACTGGTCGTTCTTTTATCCTTCAGCAAATACAAGTTTTATTTTATCAGACATTTTTAATTTCTCTGGAAAAGGAATTGAATATTTAAAATATCGATTCTCATATGCTCAGGTAGGTAATGATACCAGTCCATACCAAACCAGAAAATATTATAGTCAAAATAATTTCCCCAGTTCGGCAACCGTCCCAACAACCCTATATAATCGCGATTTTAAACCTGAAATTTCTACGAGTTATGAAACTGGTTTTGAAGCCAGATTCTTAAACAATCGTATTAGTCTTGATGCTACGGTTTACCAGATTTCTACCGAAAATCAAATTATCGCTGTCCCGCTAAATTGGGATACAGGTTACAGTTCAGCTATTCTAAATGCGGGAAAAGTAAGAAACCGAGGTATTGAACTCACCTTAACAGGAAAAATTATAAATAACGATAAACTTAAATGGTCCTCTACCCTTACCTGGTCTAAAAACGAAGGCGAAGTTTTTAACCTTCCAGATAATATTGAAAATCAATATATAATCGATCAGGGAGGCCAAGCTTCTTTAATTGCTAAGGTTGGTGGTTCTCCTACCGCCATTTACGGTTATAAATTTGTACGATCTCCTGAGGGGCAAATCGTATACGACAGTAAAGGTTTACCTGCATACCCGGAGTCTGGCGACATTCGATACGTGGGGGACGCTATGCCCGATTGGAGAGCAGGTTTATACAACCAGATTACCCTGGGCAATTTTGATTTTAGCTTCACATTAGATGGGCAGTATGGCGGAATCATTTATTCCCAGACACATCATAAACTTACCCAACAGGGAAAACTTAAGTTTACTTATGAAGGCAGGGATAATATGAGTATCGTTGGCGACGGAGTGGTACTGAATGCAGATGGTTCTTATTCTCCTAATACTACTGAAGTTGCCGTACAGGAATGGTACAATAGATATTACCGTAGAGCAAATGTGGAGTCGAATTCTTTTGAAGCTTCTTACTTAAAATTGCGTGAAATAAACCTTCAATATAGATTCCCGGCAAAATGGTTAAATAACACCGGGATCCAATCACTGTCCCTTTCTGCTTTCGGAAGAAATGTTGCTATGCTAACCGACTTCCCAATTTATGATCCTGAAACCGCTGCTCTTAACGGGAACCGAATTATGCCCGGTGTAGAAATAGGACAAATGCCTTCGCCAGCGACCTACGGAGTTAATTTAAAACTAAGCTTATAA
- a CDS encoding FecR family protein: MKVEEFKKLAEKYTHKKVNSQERLAMDIFFSKMQEANKNVLVPISSEKREKLFYNIQQNLTIKRKRTPLKKYLAMAAAGFTTLLMLGFFTGMFSNNYTTIIAEKGEKKEIKMDDGSVIFLNGNSSITYENNFTEERTVKLQGEAFFKVARDTAHPFTIKSKDLETRVLGTSFNIKSYKDQVPMVSVNTGKVEVIPLKNPEYKVILTKDQQASFKENRKPKISKGDSRDFNAWTRKMIILKNISLEHTAKIIENWYDVNIQFADDSLKQLKITGKFNDEKLSNVLKSLALIKNLKIDSTNKKQIIIRKNPI, encoded by the coding sequence TTGAAAGTAGAAGAATTTAAAAAGTTAGCAGAAAAATACACACACAAAAAGGTGAATAGCCAGGAACGTTTGGCTATGGATATTTTCTTTTCGAAAATGCAGGAAGCTAATAAAAATGTATTGGTGCCGATTTCTTCTGAAAAAAGAGAAAAGTTATTTTATAATATTCAGCAAAACCTAACTATAAAACGAAAAAGAACTCCACTAAAGAAATATCTGGCAATGGCTGCTGCTGGATTTACTACCCTATTGATGCTAGGATTTTTCACAGGCATGTTTAGCAATAATTACACCACCATTATTGCTGAAAAAGGAGAAAAGAAGGAGATAAAAATGGACGATGGCTCTGTAATTTTTCTAAACGGCAATAGTAGCATCACCTATGAAAATAATTTCACTGAAGAGCGCACTGTCAAGCTGCAGGGAGAAGCTTTCTTTAAAGTCGCCAGGGATACAGCACATCCTTTTACCATAAAGAGCAAAGATTTAGAAACCCGGGTTTTAGGAACGTCTTTTAACATAAAAAGCTATAAAGATCAAGTGCCCATGGTAAGTGTAAACACCGGAAAAGTAGAGGTCATACCTTTAAAAAACCCAGAGTACAAAGTAATTCTTACCAAAGATCAGCAGGCATCTTTTAAAGAAAATCGAAAACCTAAAATAAGTAAAGGAGACAGCAGGGATTTTAATGCCTGGACAAGGAAGATGATTATCCTAAAAAATATCAGTTTAGAACATACCGCTAAAATTATTGAAAACTGGTATGATGTGAATATTCAATTTGCTGACGACAGTTTAAAACAATTGAAAATCACTGGGAAATTTAACGACGAAAAACTCTCTAATGTTCTTAAAAGTCTGGCACTTATTAAGAATCTTAAAATCGATTCTACCAACAAAAAACAAATAATTATAAGAAAGAACCCTATATAA